In the Candidatus Equadaptatus faecalis genome, CCCGTTCGTTGTCGCCTGAAAGCAGCACTGTGCGTATGCCGAGCTGTTTCAGTTCTGCGACAGCAGTTTCAGCATCGGCCTTCAGCGTGTCAGAAACGGCAAACAATCCGAGAATTTTCTTTTCATCCGCAACAAGAACCACGGTTTTGCCTTCCTTTTCCAGCCGCTGAACGTCATGCAGGACTTCGCCGCTTGTTTCAACTTTTGAAGCAACGAACGAGGGTTTTCCCGCATACAGCCTGCCCTGCGCAGAGAGTGCGGATACTCCGTTTCCGGGCAGCTCTTCATAATTTTCTACAGGAAAAATTTCTGCGTTCTGTTCTTTCAGCCATGCTGAGACCGCCGCGGCAACAGGGTGCGAGCTTCTGCTTTCAAGCGCGTACGCGGCTGCTTCAAAATCCGCAGAGTAAGAAACAACGTCTGAAACGGTCATTTCGCCGCTCGTAAGCGTCCCTGTCTTATCCAGAGCCATAATTGAAATTTTGCCGGTCTGTTCAAGCGAAGCGGCTGTCTTAAAAAGTATTCCGTTTTTCGCGCCGACTCCGCTTCCGACCATTATTGCAACCGGTGTTGCAAGCCCCAAAGCGCAGGGGCAGGAGATGACAAGCACGGAAATTCCGCGCGACAGCGCAAAGGCAAAATCCTTTCCCGCTGACAGCCAGCCGCACAGCGTCGCAAGCGCAATGCAGATTACCGAAGGAACGAAAACAGCGGCGGCCCTGTCTGCAATTTTGGCGACGGGCGCTTTCTGCGCAGCGGCGTCGGAAACAAGCTTTATTATTTTTGAAAGCGTCGTATCTTCGCCGACGCTGAAAGCCCTTGCCCGTACAAAACCGGACAAATTGACCGTCGCGGTAAAAACCTTGTCTCCCGCGGTCTTGTCAACCGGCAGGCTTTCTCCCGTCAGCGCAGACTCGTCAACAGATGCCGCGCCTTCAACAATTATCCCGTCCGCGGGAAATTTTTCCCCAGGCCGCACAACGAATTCATCGCCCGGTTTTATTTCCGAAAGCAGTATTCTCTCTTCCCTGCCGTCTTTTACTACAACGGCGAAATCGGGCGCGAGCTTCGCAAGCCCCTTAAGCGCGTCAGTCGTTCTGCCTTTTGAACGCGCTTCAAGCGTTTTGCCTACGGTTATAAGCGTCAGAATCATTGCCGCAGAATCAAAATACAGATGCCCCCCGCCCTTCGCCAGTACGGCGCAGGAATAGACAAACGAAGCCGCGGAGCCGAGAGCAACAAGGCTGTCCATATTCGGGCTGCGCCTTGCAAGCGATGCGAAGCCGCTCGTGAAAAATTTTCTGTTGACGCACATAATCGCCGCAGCAAGAACAAACTGGCAGACAGCGGAGAAATAAAATCCAAAATCTGCGCCGAACATATGCCCCATTGAGAAATACATAAGCGGCAGCAGCAAAGCCGCCGAAACGGCAAGCCGCCGCTTCAGACGTTTCGTTTCTTCGTCTGCGGAAGAATCTTTTTCCGCCTCGTAAAGCCTTGCGCCGTACCCTACTTTTGTGACGGCGGCAATAATTTCTTCCGATCTTCCGCCTTCAACCTGCATTGAATTGGTCAGCAGACTGACGGAACAGGAAGTCACCCCGTCAACCTTTTTCACGGCTCTTTCAACCGCTGCCGAACATGCCGCGCAGCTCATACCCGTTACGCTGAATTTTACCGTCATTCCGAGCCTCCTCCCGTGGAATAAAATCTCCCAAACCTTTTTCATATATAGTATAATTCATTACGGCAAATTTGTGCTGCGTATATCTGCGCAGCGGACAGGCGGTATTTATACGGTCATGAAAGGCTATTTTGACGGGGCTTCGCGCTCAAATCCGGGAGAAGCAGGCGCAGGCTCATTTCTCGTTGACAACGACGGAAAAATAATATGGAGCAAGGCTGATTATCTCGGTGTTAAAACAAACAACGAGGCTGAATACACGGCGCTGATAAATCTGCTTGCCGAAGCGCGCGCCAGAAACGTGAAACAGCTTGACGTGTACGGCGACAGCAAACTTGTGATATCGCAGGTGACGCACCAGTGGAAAATAAAAATGCCGCATCTTTTTGAACTTGCTTCAAAGGTGTGGGAGCTTGCGCAGGGCATGAACGTAAGCTACAGCTGGCTGCCGCGCGAACAAAACAAACTTGCCGACGCACTCTCAAACGAAGCAATAGACAGAAAAAACGGTTAACCATATCAGATATTGTTCTGGTTTAAGAAAGAGGAATAAGCATGAAAGATTTAAAAAAATACGTCAAACGCACTGCACAGGACGACGCGGCGGTTTACGGCGCGGTTTCTGAAATCATCGCAAAGGTCATAAAGGAAGGCGACGCCGGAGTATCCTTCTACAACGAAAAATTCGGCGGACTGCCGGCAAAAGATTTCCGCGTCCCCGCAAAGGAGCTGGACAAAGCTCTCAAAGCCGTATCGCCGGAGCTGCTGAAAGCAATGCGGCTTTCTGCCAAAAACATTAAAAAATTTGCAAAAAAGCAGCTTTCCTGCGTTAAACCGCTCAAAACGGAAGTCATGAAAGGCGTTGCGCTCGGGCATAATGTAATTCCCGTAGACTCGGTATGCTGCTACGTCCCCGGAGGCAACCATCCTCTTTTCTCCACGGCTTTAATGCTTGCGATACCGGCAAAGGTTGCGGGAGTGCCGAGAATATGCGCATGCGTACCCCCGATGAACGGAAGCCGTCTGCCCCACCCCGCAACGCTCGCCGCTCTCAAAATCGCCGGCGTTGACGAAATATACGCAACAGGCGGTGCTCAGGCTGTCGCCGCCGCTGCTTACGGAACAAAAACGATAAAACCAGTAACAATGATAGTAGGTCCCGGAAACAAATTCGTCACGGAAGCAAAACGCCAGGTCTTCGGCAGAGTCGGCATAGATTTTATCGCAGGTCCCAGCGAAGTGCTTGTAATAGCAGATTCCGCGGCGAAACCTGCAGTTATAGCCGCCGACCTTCTCGCGCAGTCAGAGCATGACAAAGACGCCTCAGGCATACTTGTAACAACGTCTGAAACGCTTGCAAAAGCCGTTGAAAAAGAGGTCGAAGCACAGCTCAAAACGCTTGACACGGCAGACATAGCAGGCATATCGTGGAAAAACAACGGACGCATAATCCTTGCTAAAAATCTCAGCGAAGCCTGTGAAATCGCAAACGAACTCGCGCCGGAGCATCTTGAAGTTGACACCAAAAATCCTGAAGAGCTCGCGGACAAACTTCGCAACTACGGTTCCCTCTTCCTCGGACAGGGCTCGGCGGAAGTATTCGGCGATTACGATGCCGGCACCAACCACACCCTGCCGACAATGGGCGCAGCCCGCTACACAGGCGGAGTATCGGTATTCAACTTCCTTAAAATCTGCACCTTCCAAAACGTCTCGTCCGAAGGCGTGACAAGAATAGGCAGAGCCGCGGTTACAATGGCTGAAAACGAAGGGCTCACTGCTCACGCCAACGCGGCAAGAATCAGGCTGAAATAACACGGCACTTTGCGCCGTTATAAAAAAAGAAGCAGACCTTTTCGGTCTGCTTCTTTTCTGTTTGGATTTTTGCGCTTATTTCGTTTTGTAGCCGTCGTATTTCTTCTGTGAGCCGGTAAGTGCTACGCAGTTATTGATCATGTCTTTAACTGACGTGCCTTTTTCCATTGTTTCAAGCCAGCCCTGTGCTTTGCTTGTGAGGGTTGCGGGCTCTGTTTTGCCAACTGACATTGTTGCTGTTGTCGGCCAGAACCAGCCGCCGTTTTCGTTGCGGCCCTGAAGCACTACGCGGATGTCGCCCTGTTTTTTGGCTGCAGGAAGGTCGATGCCCTTCTTGTTCTGGTACATAGCGACTGACGCGAGAAGACCTTCGTCGTCTTTGCGGACTCTGTTGACTACGAGAACGACTGCTGTGTCTTTGTATTCCGTCTGGAAGTTGAAGTCGCCCTGTGAGTCGCCGGCGCCGAATATAGGACCTCTGCCTTTGTACAGCGGGCGGATAATTTTGTCGACTGTTGCGACTTTACCCGGGCCTTCTGTCTGCGGGTGGAGATCATAGTCGTATTCGTTCGTGAGAACGCCGCCTTTTTCTTTGTTGGTCATAGCTGTGATGCCGTCTACGCCTTTGAGGTTCCATGCGGGAACTGTCGCGCAGATAACGTCAAGATAGGAAGCTGAGCAGAACCATACATCGATGCCGTTTTCTTCGAGGCAGACGAGGAGTTCCTGCATTTCAGGCGTTACTGTTACTGAGTTGTTGTGTTTGATTGTAAGCTGTCCGGCTTCTGACGGATATTTCTTTGAATCCGGGCTCTGCCATTTAATCTTCTTCCACTGTGTCGGGTCTTTGAGCTGTCTTTCGTGTGAAAGTTTGTGTGATTCAAGGGCGAGCTGCTGAACCTGTGCGCGTGTCATACCTTCGAAGAGGTAGCTAGTCCACGGGTAGCCGATTGCTGTTGAGTAGCTGCTTACGATTGCGTCATGGAGCCACCAGACTTTTGTTGCGAATTCTTTCCAGTCGTCTGAGTTGATCCATTCTTTCATTTTGCTTTCTTTTGAGTTGTCCGGTGCAACGTAGCCTTTATCGTAAAGTTTTTTGTAGGCTTTTGCAGCGTCTCTTGCAACTTTGGCAACCGTCAGATGGCCCCATTTTTCGCCGAGGTCCATGTTGACATCAGGAATACCTGTTGTGAGAAGCGTGTACATGCGTTCCGGTTTGGCTGCGAAACGAAGGCGTTCGAACATATAGAAATATGTTTCCTGACCGACGTCGTTGATTGAAATCGTGTTGTCAAAGTCGAATACTGCATACGGTTTGCAGTTCGGGTCGTAACCCTTGCTGTTTTTACCGTACATATCGAACATCTGGTTGATGACTTTTTTGACGTTCGGCTCCCAGTTCTTGCTTGTCAGATAAGCTGTTTTGCCTGCCGCAAATGCTGCTGACGAGAAGACCATGGCAAAAATCATTGCAACGACAAAAGCTCTTACTGATTTTTTGCTGAATCTCATGTTATTTTCCCCTTTCAAAATTTTTGTGAATTTGCTGCGTGTTGCCGTGTAGCCTATAACCTAGTTAACTGCAACTTACAGACCGAAAACTTTTGGCAGGATAAGCTTCGGAAGCGTAAGCGACAGTGCAGGCACAAACGTTGTGAGCAGAAGCACCGGCAGATATGCGAAAATAAGAAGAATCATTATCGGCTTGAGCATTGTGTTGATTTTCGCATTGCAGATGCGTCCGCTGAGGTAAAGCATAGGAGCCGTAGGAGGCGTGAGGTTGCCCATTCCGAGGTTGACGCCGAGTATGGCCGCAAAATGCACAGGATGCACTCCGAGCGACGTAACTATCGGGAGCAGAATCGGCGTGCAGAGCAGGATTCCGCTGACGTCGTCCATAAGCATTCCTATGATTATCATAAATACGTTGATGAGGATAAGAATTATATATTTGTTGTCGGTAATTGAAAGCAGCCAGTCGGCTATCTGCTGCGGCACGTCTTCCATAACCATAAGACGGCTCATCATCATAACCATAAAGAACATTACCATAACAACGCCGGTTGTTGTTCCTGTTTCAACAATTGCATCCTTAAGACCTTTAAGATCCATTCCCTTATATATGAAAAGACCAACCGGAATTGCGTAAAGCACGCTGACAGCCGCAGCTTCCGTAGGCGTCATAATACCGCCGTAGATGCCTCCGAGGATAATGACAGGCATGAGCAGCGACGGGAAACCTATTTTAATATTCTTTCTCGTGCTGATGAGCCATTCGGACATTGTCTGGGCTTCTCTGACCTTAATCGGCATGTGGCGTGTCATAACCGCGTTGCAGGTGCAGAGCAGAATAACAAGCAGAATGCCTGGGCCTACTGTTGCGAGGAAGCATGCAAGAACAGACGTGTTGCTTGACCAGGCGTAAAGAATCTGCGCTGAGCTCGGGGGAATAAGAAGCCCCAGCGGGCAGGCGGCTGCAAGCAGAGAGGCAACGTAGCCTCTTTCATAGCCTGCCGCAAGAAGTCTCGGCTGCATCATTGCGCCGATGCAGGAAAGAGTTGCGGAAGCAGAGCCTGAAATTGAACCGAATATAGCGCTTGTAACTACTGAAACAGCGCCGAGTCCGCTTCTGATGCGGCCTGTAAAGGATTCGACAACACCTATAAGGGCTTCGCCTATTTTACTTTTTTCCATAATGCCGCCTGCGAGGATAAACAGCGGCATAGCGAGAAGAACGACCGAATTGATCTGCCCGTAGGCAGCGTTCAGCAGGAAGTCCGTCTGATAGCTGAGAGAAAACGCAAGCCATATAACCGTTGCACCAAAGGAGAAAGGTATAGGCATACCGATAACAAGGCAGAATATAAGCACACCAATTCCGATAAGAACTTCAGTCATGACCTATTCTCCTTTCTGCGCTGCAAACTGCGCTTTAGTCGGCGCTTTCGCGTCGGGATATTTTGCTTTTATGCGTTCTGAAACGTAATCGCCCTCAGAGGGTTCCGTATAATAGCCTTCTTTAAAGTATGCGCGAATATTTCTGAAGAAATAATACCCGTGATAGAACTCCATAAGCAGCATACCGAGGAAAATTGCGCTGTGCGAAATGGAGATAGGTATTTTCAAAGACGTTGTAAGCGGGTTTTTCTCAAGCGACCAGAGAAGCATCTGCGTTGACCAGACAAGCACTACGGTGTTGACCGCAAGCGTCAGCGCTTCTGCAAGAAGCCCGATAGCGTCCTTTATTCTCATGTTTTTAACGTACATCTTCATAAGGTCTGCTTTGATATGGCTGTTTTCGTAGCTGCCGTGAGCCGCTCCGATAAAATAAAGCCAGAAAGCAAACAGAAGAATAATTTCATCTGAGCCGTAGAAATTGCTGCCGAGCACGTAACGCATAAAGACAGCGGCCAAAATGGTAACCGTTGACATCAAATTGCAGACTACAATAACAAAGCGTATCAGTTTAAGCAGCAGCTTCCAGAATCCTGTATCCTGTAAACTCATTTGGTGCTGCACCTCTTTCATAACAAAATTGCAAGAAAGGGTGCTTCCGTGCAAAAGTCTTGGGAGAGTTCGCACAGAAGCAGCCCTTGTAAAACATTGATTATTTGACTGATTCGGTAAGTTTTTTAAGCGTGTCTGCACCGATGTTCTTTTTAAGCTTCGGCCAGGTTACTTTTCTTACTTTATCAACGTATGCTTTCATTTCTTTGGCGCTGAGCGTTTCAACCTTTACGCCGTATTTTTTGAGATCGTTGATTGCTTTTTCGTCAAGACTCTTTGCAACTTTGTAGCTGTTGTCAGCTTCTTTGCGGAAAGCGTCCGTTACGATTTTCTGCTGTTCCGGAGTAAGCTTTCCAAACGTCTTTTTGCTTGTGAAGTAGCCTATGTTCTCGGCAAAAATGTTGTAGCAGACGTAATGCTTGATAACGTCGCGGAAATCTGAGTAGGCAAGCTGAGGGGTAAGACCGATTGCGCCGTCGCAAACGCCTGTCTGCAGTGAGCTGTAAAGGTCTGAATACGGGATTGTCGTGGCACCGAAGCCCATGTCGTTGACAACGAGGTTATAGACTTCGATTGCAGGAGCGCGAACCTTTGAAGCCTTCTTTGCCGCAGCGTCCTGATATTTTGCCGGAAGCTTCGTATAGGCAATGCCTATGAGACCTTCAACGTAGATACCCATAAGCTTGACGCCGAGTTTGTCGTGAACCTGTCCGTAGGTTTTTGAGAAATAGGACTGAGGTCCGAAAACCTTCGGGAGATCCTGATAACCGGCAACAAGATAAGGAATGAAGTTCATTTCGAGTTTTGAATCGTATTCGCTCGGAATAGGGATAAGAGCCATGTCAACGGCGCCCTTCATAAGATCCTGATAGGTAACCGTGTAGTCGCCGAGCTGACTTGACGGATAAATCTTAATCTTAAGATCGCCTTTCGTCTTTGTTTCAATTTCCTTGACTATGCGCTGAAGCGACGCATAACCCGGATGGTTGGTGTTATAGTGCGTGGCAAGGCGGAGCCTTGTCGTCTTTGCTTCTGACGGAGTTGCCGTAAAGCAAGCAAAAGCCGCTGCCAGAAGAAGAATTGAAGCTGTGATGCCAAGAATTTTCTTCATAACCTGATGCACCTCTCTTGTTTGTGTTTGCTGAAACGGTACTTCTGTGAACAGTGAAGCCTGCAGCGGCGTTTAACGGCCGCAGCAGACTTCTTTGCCGCAAATCCTAACGGACGCCTTCGCGTACGTATTTGATAAGCTGTTCTTTGTTCATTCCGGCGATGCCGAGATCCTCTGCCGTAAGACCTGCTTTGCGCCAGTCTTTTTCATGGATAATGTTGTAAATATCGATGCAGGAATTCGTTGTCGGCATTGCAACACCGAGGATTTTACCGATTTCTGACCAGGGAACAAGGCCGAACGGGCAGTCTTCGGTAAGATATCTGTCCCAAATGCTGTTGGGGCCGCAAATCGGGGTAAGCGAGATTGCGCCGTGTCCGGCTGCATAGAGCTGTTTCCAGTTAAAGCCCACAGGCATGCCGCTGAAATCTTCCATCGGTGTGAGTGAGTAGCCGAGTTCTTTGCCGACTGCTTTGCGTTCCTGGTCAAGCACGATATTGACCTTGCATGCTGACGGCGTCCAGCCGTGTTCATAGACGAAGAAGTTGAAGAGATGATGTTCGATTGACGTTACGGAAAGGAGACACGGACCTGTGTGCCACGCCGGGTTAACTATTGAAAGTCCGCTTTCGAGAACGTCGTTGTAAACCTTAACGAACGGGAAGAGGTCTTCGCGCATTTCATCAATAAGCGCGGGACCTGCGCTTGCCGGCATAAAGCCGATATTGACGTCGTTTCTTCCGTAGAATTCTACTCTGCCTTCGCCTTTAAGACGCGTGTCGTACGGCAGGTTGTTGACATCGGCGATAACAGGGCAGTTCTCTTCGCCGAACACTTTGCGGAGCTGAAGAGCTGCAAATGCGCCGGGGAATACTACGATGATCTGGTCTTTTTTGACCTTGCCTTTAAGAAGCTGGGCATAATCGCCGTGTGCAAACGCCGGTGTTACGAGAACGATGTAGCGGCAGCCTTCGATTGCCTTTTCGATATCGTCCGTTACCATGTTGAGTTTTACGGGACCCGGTTTTTCAAACAGACCTGTCATTTCTATCGTCTGCGTTTCAAAGACCTTTTTCATTTTGTCTTTGAACTTCGGCATTTCATAGAAATTAACCGTGTGACCTTTCACCGTGAAATCGGCTGCCATTGTATGTCCGCCGTTTCCGCCTCCGAGTATTGCTATCTTTTTCGGTACCATTCTAAAGGACCTCCTGTGTGTATTGAATAGTGGTTTGTTCTAAGACGGCATTCTGCTGTCATTGAAATTATAGATTATTTTTACGGCAAAAAGCCATATTAAATCTCACAAATTTTAAATAAAATAGCGCTGTCTTTTTGTACAAACAGCACAAAAAAATCGCCGGCTTCCGCAGCAGGGCGAAACCGGACGATTTACAACGTTATACGCTGAAATACGGCTAAAACGTCTTTGACCGCAGTGCTATATACACTGCCACTGCATTGTTAAAATCGTGCAAATCAATGCCCGTAACCTTTTCAAAGCGGCTGAGCCTGTAACAGAGCGTATTCTTGTGAATATTCAGTCTGCGGGAAGCAAGCGTCTGGTTAAAATTCGACTCACACCACACACGCGCAAGCTTCATAAGCTCCGGACAGTCTCTCTGGCTGCGCAGACTGCCGAGCTGCTCATTCGCGAAATTGTCCAGCACAGTCTGAGGAATGCGGCATATCAGCTTTTCGAGATTAAAATCATCTATATAAAGACAGCTTGACGGACAGCGCTCAAGCGCCACCTCCCACGAAAGCTTTGCGTCCTCGTAGCTTCGCTTCAGTTCCTCCGGAGTTAAAGCTTTCCTGCCTATGCCTGCCGTCAGACAGAAACCGCACTGCCTCATCTGCTCCTCCAGTTCGCTGAATTTTTTCTTCAGACGGTCAACGTAGTCGCCGCCTGCGCTTTTCAACGCCGCAAACACAACGTAGCGTTCTTCCCCGACGCTGATTCTTATATCTTCAGCTCCGCAGAACTGCTGTTTGACCATAACGTGATAATCAAAACTTAACACCGGCGATACCTGTTTCAGTTTTCTGGCGTCCGGCACCTCAAGGTTGCGGTAATCAAGATAAATCACGGCACGCGGTATGCTCATGTCATATCCGAGCATAGTGCAGTGGGAGAGGAAATTTTCTCCGGACGCTGCGCTGCCGTCAAAATTAATAAGTTCTCGCAGCAGTTCAAGTCTGTCTTTATTTTTCAAAATGGCAGAATCCTTTATCAGCTCGGTTCTCACAAGCATTTCGGCAAAAATCTTTATAAGGTTGCCGTACTTTGACACCTCGTCAGGAGTTCCTGTTATGCCTACGGTTCCAACCACCTCGTTATTTATCGTTATCGGCATTGTAACTCCGGGCTGAGTTCCCGAAAGCCGCGCGGCAGCTTTACTGTCGTGATAGAGCTGTCTGCCGTACTTCACAGACTCAAGAGACGCCTCATGAAAAGAGCCGCACCTTCCTTCCTGTGACGAACCTATAATAATTCCCTTCTGATTTGTAATAATGACCGAATAATTAATAATTTTGCTTGCCTGCTTGCAGATACTCTGAGCAATACGCTCCAGCATAATTGCCGTCCCCCTCCGGACTGAATTTACCTGTACATATTATATACTTTTTGTACTAAAGCTACAATATACCATACAAAATTTAATAACCTGCAGCGGCTTGCTTGCAATAACCGGTTCTCTTTTGTAAAATATACCCGTTGAAAGCACACCAGTCTTGAAAGGAGACACTCACATGAAAATGAAAAAAATTGCTGCCGTACTGCTCGTTGCAGTCTTCACGGCACTTTGCGCTCTCTCGGCAGGCTGCGCCGCAGAAAAAGCGCCGAAAGTTAAAGAAAGCAAACAGTCAAAACAGATTCGCAGCCAGTTCCAGAAAATAATGCACAGCTGGATTCGTTCAGAGAACAGGCGCGACACCGAAAACAGCCAGACAAGCTACGTGGAAGTAGAAGCAGCCTTTTTCTCCCCCGAATATATCGAAGCACACGTTCAGGATCAGGCACAGAAAAACCTTTGGACAGAACAGGAGCTTGAAGACTACAAGTACAAATATCTGCAGACGCTCCAGCTTGACAAAATGATACCGTTCCTTATTCACATTGACAACTCTGCAGAAGCGATGCACATGGCGCCCTTTGACAACATCGTCAAAATGCGCGTGGGCGGAAAAACCTACAAGCCTGTAGACTACGACAAACGCTTTAACTTCCGTCTCATGGGCGAAATAGAAGGACTTGTATTCTTCCCGCGCTACGACGAAAAGACAGGCAAACCGCTTATCCCAGAAAAAGGCGGTACCGTACAGCTTGAGTTCAACTCCTTCATGAGTCCTATACTCAAAAGCAACATAAACCTCATGTGGTCGCTCGGCAACCAGGACATCAGCAGACTTTACCAGGGCAAAACCGCAGCCAGACTTGAAAGCGGACGTATGCTCGAACGCCTCGAAAAGCTCAGAAAAGAAAAAGAAGCGATCGATGCCAAAGCCGGCACAATGCAGCAGGAAATCGACACCATTCAGAAACGTCTGGACGATCTGCAGAAAAAAATGTAACCGTCAGTTCTTAAATAAAAAACTCACCGGCGAAAACCGGTGAGTTTTTTGTTCAACGCATAGGCTTACAACAGCTTTTTGGCACGGTAGACGGAATTTTTGCCTGCGCCGATTTTTTCAAGGTGTCCCCTTTCAAGCATTCCGCGAAGCAGCAAAATTGCCGTTGCCTGAGAGACTGAAAGCGTTGCCTGCACCTCTCTGCGCGTCGTGAAGCCATTTTGGCTGCACAGCGACAAAACGGCATTTTCCCTTTCCAGACGCACAGCGTCGCACGGCAGCACAACAGGCTCTGCCGCCCTGCCGAATAACTTTTGTCCGCTGCGGATTTCCTGTATGCGGCAAAGGCTGCTGTCCGTCTTTTTATCGGTATAATTCAAGTTTGGCAGCACGGTCTTGAACGCGTTTGCCGTTATTATAAATTCAGGCATTTTGCCGCTGCCCTTATAACAGTTGATTATTTTCATAATTCCTGTGCCGTAGGCTTCTATCAGTTTCAGCCTGTAAAACACGTTCGCAAGCTTCGGATTGCGTGCGGACGAAACGCCGATCATGATATCTTCCCTGCTGACACCATTTGCCAGTCCTCCGACAGATACAAATTCCATTCTGTCGTCAAATATTGATACGAGGGCAGGGGCGTTAACGGCATATTCCCTGTGAACTATGGTATTGAGCAGCGCTTCTCTCACCGCCTCTTCGGGATAATCTCTCCTGTCCACCCTGTACAGTCCCGAAATTTCGGCATGGAGCCTGTTGTATCTGTCAAGAAAAGCATAGCCGCGGTCAAGCTGCTCCAGCAACGAACCCGTTTCATCGCTTCTGTCCCTGAAAATTGTTTTGTCCGTGCCGTCAAACAGCGCAAGCTTAAGACTTACTTCGCACTGGTCAGACAACAGGTACGCAAGATTGGTGAACACACCTCCGCTGTTGATAAACCGGAGACTTTTCCGCGAGTTTTCGTCAAATTTAACGCCGAATTTCTGAAAA is a window encoding:
- a CDS encoding heavy metal translocating P-type ATPase, translating into MTVKFSVTGMSCAACSAAVERAVKKVDGVTSCSVSLLTNSMQVEGGRSEEIIAAVTKVGYGARLYEAEKDSSADEETKRLKRRLAVSAALLLPLMYFSMGHMFGADFGFYFSAVCQFVLAAAIMCVNRKFFTSGFASLARRSPNMDSLVALGSAASFVYSCAVLAKGGGHLYFDSAAMILTLITVGKTLEARSKGRTTDALKGLAKLAPDFAVVVKDGREERILLSEIKPGDEFVVRPGEKFPADGIIVEGAASVDESALTGESLPVDKTAGDKVFTATVNLSGFVRARAFSVGEDTTLSKIIKLVSDAAAQKAPVAKIADRAAAVFVPSVICIALATLCGWLSAGKDFAFALSRGISVLVISCPCALGLATPVAIMVGSGVGAKNGILFKTAASLEQTGKISIMALDKTGTLTSGEMTVSDVVSYSADFEAAAYALESRSSHPVAAAVSAWLKEQNAEIFPVENYEELPGNGVSALSAQGRLYAGKPSFVASKVETSGEVLHDVQRLEKEGKTVVLVADEKKILGLFAVSDTLKADAETAVAELKQLGIRTVLLSGDNERAVKAAAQNCGIEDFYAGLLPQDKEKIVSELKKQGLTAMAGDGINDAPSLKASDTGIALGKGTDIAADSADVVLMRDSLSALPSAVKLSRAVLRNIKQNLFLAFFYNALGIPLAAGVFSPLGLQLSPSFCAAAMSLSSFCVVTNALRLNFVKINGAKSVIIERNAEKEVFHMTKTIHAEGIMCLHCEARIKQALEQLDGVKQAVVSHEKGTAVVELSKEIENEKFKALINELGYKFISAD
- a CDS encoding ribonuclease HI family protein; protein product: MKGYFDGASRSNPGEAGAGSFLVDNDGKIIWSKADYLGVKTNNEAEYTALINLLAEARARNVKQLDVYGDSKLVISQVTHQWKIKMPHLFELASKVWELAQGMNVSYSWLPREQNKLADALSNEAIDRKNG
- the hisD gene encoding histidinol dehydrogenase, whose product is MKDLKKYVKRTAQDDAAVYGAVSEIIAKVIKEGDAGVSFYNEKFGGLPAKDFRVPAKELDKALKAVSPELLKAMRLSAKNIKKFAKKQLSCVKPLKTEVMKGVALGHNVIPVDSVCCYVPGGNHPLFSTALMLAIPAKVAGVPRICACVPPMNGSRLPHPATLAALKIAGVDEIYATGGAQAVAAAAYGTKTIKPVTMIVGPGNKFVTEAKRQVFGRVGIDFIAGPSEVLVIADSAAKPAVIAADLLAQSEHDKDASGILVTTSETLAKAVEKEVEAQLKTLDTADIAGISWKNNGRIILAKNLSEACEIANELAPEHLEVDTKNPEELADKLRNYGSLFLGQGSAEVFGDYDAGTNHTLPTMGAARYTGGVSVFNFLKICTFQNVSSEGVTRIGRAAVTMAENEGLTAHANAARIRLK
- a CDS encoding TRAP transporter large permease, whose product is MTEVLIGIGVLIFCLVIGMPIPFSFGATVIWLAFSLSYQTDFLLNAAYGQINSVVLLAMPLFILAGGIMEKSKIGEALIGVVESFTGRIRSGLGAVSVVTSAIFGSISGSASATLSCIGAMMQPRLLAAGYERGYVASLLAAACPLGLLIPPSSAQILYAWSSNTSVLACFLATVGPGILLVILLCTCNAVMTRHMPIKVREAQTMSEWLISTRKNIKIGFPSLLMPVIILGGIYGGIMTPTEAAAVSVLYAIPVGLFIYKGMDLKGLKDAIVETGTTTGVVMVMFFMVMMMSRLMVMEDVPQQIADWLLSITDNKYIILILINVFMIIIGMLMDDVSGILLCTPILLPIVTSLGVHPVHFAAILGVNLGMGNLTPPTAPMLYLSGRICNAKINTMLKPIMILLIFAYLPVLLLTTFVPALSLTLPKLILPKVFGL
- a CDS encoding TRAP transporter small permease; translation: MSLQDTGFWKLLLKLIRFVIVVCNLMSTVTILAAVFMRYVLGSNFYGSDEIILLFAFWLYFIGAAHGSYENSHIKADLMKMYVKNMRIKDAIGLLAEALTLAVNTVVLVWSTQMLLWSLEKNPLTTSLKIPISISHSAIFLGMLLMEFYHGYYFFRNIRAYFKEGYYTEPSEGDYVSERIKAKYPDAKAPTKAQFAAQKGE
- the dctP gene encoding TRAP transporter substrate-binding protein DctP; the protein is MKKILGITASILLLAAAFACFTATPSEAKTTRLRLATHYNTNHPGYASLQRIVKEIETKTKGDLKIKIYPSSQLGDYTVTYQDLMKGAVDMALIPIPSEYDSKLEMNFIPYLVAGYQDLPKVFGPQSYFSKTYGQVHDKLGVKLMGIYVEGLIGIAYTKLPAKYQDAAAKKASKVRAPAIEVYNLVVNDMGFGATTIPYSDLYSSLQTGVCDGAIGLTPQLAYSDFRDVIKHYVCYNIFAENIGYFTSKKTFGKLTPEQQKIVTDAFRKEADNSYKVAKSLDEKAINDLKKYGVKVETLSAKEMKAYVDKVRKVTWPKLKKNIGADTLKKLTESVK
- a CDS encoding NAD/NADP octopine/nopaline dehydrogenase family protein, whose amino-acid sequence is MVPKKIAILGGGNGGHTMAADFTVKGHTVNFYEMPKFKDKMKKVFETQTIEMTGLFEKPGPVKLNMVTDDIEKAIEGCRYIVLVTPAFAHGDYAQLLKGKVKKDQIIVVFPGAFAALQLRKVFGEENCPVIADVNNLPYDTRLKGEGRVEFYGRNDVNIGFMPASAGPALIDEMREDLFPFVKVYNDVLESGLSIVNPAWHTGPCLLSVTSIEHHLFNFFVYEHGWTPSACKVNIVLDQERKAVGKELGYSLTPMEDFSGMPVGFNWKQLYAAGHGAISLTPICGPNSIWDRYLTEDCPFGLVPWSEIGKILGVAMPTTNSCIDIYNIIHEKDWRKAGLTAEDLGIAGMNKEQLIKYVREGVR